CCCAGGTGCTTGAGCTGGGGGAAGAGGGGGTTATCCTGGCCTATAGCCCCGGCGGTGAATGGAGTGTGCGGTGCCAGCGGGGGGCCTATTTACTGGCGGAACAGTATCTGGAGGCGGTGGAGCCATGAACCGGTCGCAGGAGCAACAGCACCCCCTTTACCACGTGGACCGGCAGGTGGTGGATCAGTTGCTCGGCAGTACTCCCGATGATTACACCTTAGCAGAATGGGCGCGGCTATACATCCGCTATCAGAACTTTCCCGGCGCCCGTGACATTCAGCGGGATTTGGCGCAGGTTTTGGAGCGTTGGGGCTTGGATGTGGAGGAGGTCTTTCGGCGCACCCGAGCGATTCATCAACAGGGTAAAGTTTATGGCAGTCGCGTGATCACTCAAGAGGACTGGAACTAAACCCCCTATGGATTGGCCCTACGTGACTGCCGGGATTCCGGATGAGGCCTTTGAGCGCTTGCCCGGCATCCCCATGAGCAAACGGGAATCCCGCGTGCTCATCCTGTCACAACTGTACCTGCAAAAAAATTCCGTGGTTTGGGACATTGGCGCCGGCACGGGGACGATTGCCATTGAAAGCGCGCTGCTGTGTTCGGAGGGCCAGGTCATGGCCATCGAACGGGACGAGGACGTGGTGGGCCTGCTCCAGCGCAATCGGGAGCGGTTTGGGTTACAGAACCTGACCATCGTAGCCGGACATGCCCCCGATTGTCTCCGCGACATTCATCCCCGACCGGACCGCATTTGCTTAGAAGGGGGACGTCCCATTGAGGGGGTGCTCAGGGTGGCATGGGGCTACTTGCGCCAGGGGGGGCGGGTGGTCACGGCAACCGATAGCCTGGAGGCTTTCTACAACCTGATGCAAACCTTGAGCCAATTGCAAGCTCGCAAAATCGAGGTGATTCAATCGGCCGTCAATCGTTTGGAAACGCGGGGGATGCAGCGGGTATTGGTGGCCCTGGACCCCATTTTTATCCTGAGCGCAGAAAAACCATGAATTTTGACAAAGTCATAGCCCAGTGGTTGCACCATGTCAGACAGCTGGCCTATCCAGAAGTCCTGCCTTTAGCCGACTGGCACATCACCGTAGAGGGTCAGGACGAGGCATGGCAAAGGGTGACGCTCCCGGCAAGTTGGGGGGGCGATGACCAAACGGTTTGGTGGCACAGGTGGGTGAGTTTACCCCCGGGTTGGACCAACCGCAAAATTGCCCTGCGCATGGATATTCCCGAAGGTTTGCTGTTTTTGAACCGGCGGCCCTATCAGGGGATAGATGCCCATCACCCCCTGGTGGTTCTGCCGGCGGACATCGGGTCGGAGTTCACCCTAGATATCCAGGCCTATAGCGGTCGTCGGCCCGAACCCCAGCAGTGCCGTTTCAGTGAATTGGTGGTCATTGACCCCCAGGCGGAACAACTGTTGGTGTGGCTGGAACAGCTCCGGTCGGCCTGGCGAGACCACCCCTGGGTCGAAGCCGGTTTACGCCAATGGCTGGCTGCCATGGAGACCCATGGAGCGGATTTCGGGCAAAAACTGCTTGCGGCGTTCCCGGACACAACCCCTACACCAGCGACCCCGCAGATTTATCTCATCGGTCATTCGCACCTGGATGTGGTGTGGCTGTGGACCCATCGGGAAACCCGCCGCAAGGTGGGCCGCACCTTTAGCATTGCCTTGAATCTGATACGGGAATTTCCCGAGTTTTGTTTCTGTCAGGGCCAGGCGCAACTGTATGTCTATTGCCGGGAAGACTACCCGGAACTCTATCAGCAGATTCAGCAGCAGGTGCAGGCGGGGCGGTGGCAGGTCGAGGGGGGGGTGTGGGTCGAACCGGACGGCAATTTAATTAGCGGCGAATCCTGGGTGCGGCAACTGGTGTACGGCCAGCGCTTTTTCCGCCGGGAGTTTGGGGTGCAGTGCCGGGTGCTGTGGCTGCCGGATACCTTTGGTTACCAGGGCAATCTGCCCCAGTTGCTCAAACAGGCCGGTATTGATTACTTCTTCACGACGAAACTGAACTGGAATGACACCCAGGAATTTCCCTACGACGCGTTCTGGTGGCAAGGGATTGACGGTAGCCGGGTGCTGGCCCATCAACCGCCGGTAGGTCTGGAGGGTTTGTTGCGGATTCAGGATTTAACCCGAACGGGGCAACAGTACGCCCAGAAGGCGGTGGCGCCGGTGGTGGCCCAAACCTTTGGTTACGGCGATGGCGGAGGGGGCGTGACCCGGGAGGAGTTGCATCTGTACGCCCTGTTGCAGCGGCTGCAGTTGCCCTTCCCCCCCAAAATCACCAGTCCCCTGGCTTTCTTCCAAGCGCTTGAACGATACGGCGAGAGTCTTCCCGTGTGGCCAGGGGAACTCTATCTGGAAAAACATCGGGGCACCTACACCACCCATAGCTGGATCAAGCAATGGCATCGCCAGGCGGAACGGGAGTTTTACATCACGGAATACTTGGCGACCCATGCCTGGTTACGGGGCCATCCCTATCCCCAAACTGCCCTGGAAACCACGTGGCAACTTTTACTTTTGCAACAGTTTCACGACATCCTGCCTGGGACCTTCATTGCTGCGGCCTATCCCCAAATCCAACAGGACTTTGCGCAAATCCTAACCACCCTATCTGCGCTCCGCCGGCAGGCTGTCAACCAACTACGCCGGGCAGTCGTTTCAGAACTGACCTGGACGATTGGGAACAGCATTCACGCCCGGGATCATGTCGAGCTGTTCCTGCCGGTGCCCCGGACGGTTTGGGAGCGCTACGGTGGGCAATTTCGCCTCAGGGCCAACGGTCAGGTGATTCCCCACCAGGTCTTGCCTGCCGGCAGTCCCATTCCCAGCCTGTATCCCGAACATCACCCGCCGGATGTCGTGCATGTGCTATGCCACTTGGAACACTTACCTGCCTACAGCACGGTGGAGGTGCATCTAGAACCAGCGTCAACCCCCCTGGAGTTACCTAGCGACTGGTCTCCCCCAAGTGGTCAACAACTCGAAAACAGTTGTTTGCGCCTGACCTTTGATGACCAGGGCAACCTGACCGAACTGTGGGATCAGCGTTTGCAGAGAAATCTGCTGGCGCCGGGGCAAGTCGGTGCAGAAATCAAGCTTTTTCTCGACCGGCCTAAACAATGGGAAGCCTGGGATATAGACGCCGATTACACCCAGTACGCCGCCCCACCTTTGCCGTTGCTGGATGCCCAGGTCGTGGAACGGGGGATAGGGCGACAAGGGGTGGCTTTTCGTTACCAACTGCACCAGGATAATGGCTTGCACTGTCACGTGAAAAAGTCGTTTTATCTGTATCGTGACGCCCCCTTTGTGGAGTGTTTTGTGGAGGTGGACTTAACCCAAAACCGATATGCCCCCTTTATTTTGAAACTGCTGTTTCCTTTTGACCTGGCCAGTGAGCAAGCTACCTTTGATATTCCCTTTGGTTGGATACAGCGCCCAACGGAGCACCCAGCCCAATTTGAGGTTCCGGCGCTGAGTTGGGCTGACCTGTCCCAGGGGGATTGGGGGGTTGCTTTACTCAGTCGCGATAAGTACGGCTTTTCCGTGGACCGCCACGCAATCGGCTTAACCCTGCTGCGAGTAGCCCATTATCCCCACCCCCAGGAACCCTGGCACTTAACCGATAGCGCCATCACGGATACCGGCATTCATCAATTTTGTTGCCGCTTGTATCCCCATCAGGGTTCGGCGCAGGCGGCCGCCATTCCCCACCGGGCGCAGGAATTTTTATATCCCCCCCTGCCCATACCTGGTTGTTTGGCCCAGCCCCTGACCCCCTTATTCACCCTGAACGCCCCCAACATCATCACAGCCGCCGTCAAAAAAACCATGGATGCTGAGGCGATTGTGGTGCGCCTGTACGAGGCCTATGGTCAACCGACCCAAGTGCATATTGGCCCCCAGATTGCGGTGCGGGAAATTTGGGAGTGCGACCTGCACGAACAACCCTTGCACTATCTATCTGATGGCACTCCATTCACCCTGGATTTCTCCCCTTTTGGCGTCAAAACCCTTTTGTTGACTTGACCAGTTTGTCCAAGTATGCTACCATGCCCGCGTAATTTACCTAATGAGTTTGCGCCGATTGTTGCTATTTCTCATTAGGTATTGGTTCCCTAGGCTAGGAGGGTAAAAACATGTCGGATCGATTGACTTATCAGGGGGAGATGGAAGCCAAGTTGCAAAAACTGGGCGCTCAACTTGATCAGCTCAAGGCCAAAGCGGCACAAGCTACGGAAGAGGCCAAGGCGGATATTGAAGCCAAAATTGAGGCCCTCAAGGCTAAACGAGATGAGGTTATGCAGCAACTGACGGCCCTCAAGGAGGCAAGTGATGACGCTTGGGAATCCCTCAAAACCGGGTTTCAGAATGCCTGGGATGAATTGAGTCAAGCGGTG
This DNA window, taken from Gloeomargarita sp. SRBZ-1_bins_9, encodes the following:
- a CDS encoding DUF3148 domain-containing protein; the protein is MAKFRIGQRVRIVRLPAYVKTAEPMPMLRSPQVLELGEEGVILAYSPGGEWSVRCQRGAYLLAEQYLEAVEP
- a CDS encoding glycoside hydrolase family 38 C-terminal domain-containing protein, with the translated sequence MNFDKVIAQWLHHVRQLAYPEVLPLADWHITVEGQDEAWQRVTLPASWGGDDQTVWWHRWVSLPPGWTNRKIALRMDIPEGLLFLNRRPYQGIDAHHPLVVLPADIGSEFTLDIQAYSGRRPEPQQCRFSELVVIDPQAEQLLVWLEQLRSAWRDHPWVEAGLRQWLAAMETHGADFGQKLLAAFPDTTPTPATPQIYLIGHSHLDVVWLWTHRETRRKVGRTFSIALNLIREFPEFCFCQGQAQLYVYCREDYPELYQQIQQQVQAGRWQVEGGVWVEPDGNLISGESWVRQLVYGQRFFRREFGVQCRVLWLPDTFGYQGNLPQLLKQAGIDYFFTTKLNWNDTQEFPYDAFWWQGIDGSRVLAHQPPVGLEGLLRIQDLTRTGQQYAQKAVAPVVAQTFGYGDGGGGVTREELHLYALLQRLQLPFPPKITSPLAFFQALERYGESLPVWPGELYLEKHRGTYTTHSWIKQWHRQAEREFYITEYLATHAWLRGHPYPQTALETTWQLLLLQQFHDILPGTFIAAAYPQIQQDFAQILTTLSALRRQAVNQLRRAVVSELTWTIGNSIHARDHVELFLPVPRTVWERYGGQFRLRANGQVIPHQVLPAGSPIPSLYPEHHPPDVVHVLCHLEHLPAYSTVEVHLEPASTPLELPSDWSPPSGQQLENSCLRLTFDDQGNLTELWDQRLQRNLLAPGQVGAEIKLFLDRPKQWEAWDIDADYTQYAAPPLPLLDAQVVERGIGRQGVAFRYQLHQDNGLHCHVKKSFYLYRDAPFVECFVEVDLTQNRYAPFILKLLFPFDLASEQATFDIPFGWIQRPTEHPAQFEVPALSWADLSQGDWGVALLSRDKYGFSVDRHAIGLTLLRVAHYPHPQEPWHLTDSAITDTGIHQFCCRLYPHQGSAQAAAIPHRAQEFLYPPLPIPGCLAQPLTPLFTLNAPNIITAAVKKTMDAEAIVVRLYEAYGQPTQVHIGPQIAVREIWECDLHEQPLHYLSDGTPFTLDFSPFGVKTLLLT
- the cbiT gene encoding precorrin-6Y C5,15-methyltransferase subunit CbiT, encoding MDWPYVTAGIPDEAFERLPGIPMSKRESRVLILSQLYLQKNSVVWDIGAGTGTIAIESALLCSEGQVMAIERDEDVVGLLQRNRERFGLQNLTIVAGHAPDCLRDIHPRPDRICLEGGRPIEGVLRVAWGYLRQGGRVVTATDSLEAFYNLMQTLSQLQARKIEVIQSAVNRLETRGMQRVLVALDPIFILSAEKP
- a CDS encoding DUF3288 family protein: MNRSQEQQHPLYHVDRQVVDQLLGSTPDDYTLAEWARLYIRYQNFPGARDIQRDLAQVLERWGLDVEEVFRRTRAIHQQGKVYGSRVITQEDWN